Proteins co-encoded in one Gossypium arboreum isolate Shixiya-1 chromosome 11, ASM2569848v2, whole genome shotgun sequence genomic window:
- the LOC108473173 gene encoding uncharacterized protein LOC108473173 has protein sequence MAGDSNEQKYRMDDIFRLRTNKNGREKKENAGLKQTEKIHLDRKLLSRCMIWAICFDGLRRFSQCFCFPKLYSVDRLKIVFSVQLYCDVPVPPLILKLQAIMRKRDLCILMLSAFAIFFSLQHEGDFSFKEAWFHLSDEYPIKYEAERLPPPLVADLNGDGKIEILVATHDAKIQLLEPHARRVDEGFSAARLLAEVSLLPDKVRVASGRRPVAMATGVIDRTFKRSGPQKRVLVVVTSGWSVMCFDHNLKKLWENNLQDDFPHNAHHREIAVSISNYTLRHGDSGLVIVGGRMEMQPHIYLDPFEQIGMAERNAEQHRRSANEKEASENSGTVNLRHFAFYAFDGRKGVVRWSRKNENVEEHSSDPSQLIPQHNYKLDVQALNSRHPGEFECRQFRESILGVTPHHWDRREDTLLKLSHFKQHKRKSLKRVPGKARTYPFHKPDEHHLPGKDETKKISKLIGKAAKYAGSSKSKKHLPYIPTITNNTRLWWVPNVVVAHQKEGIEAVHLATGRTICKLHLQEGGLHADINGDGVLDHVQAVGANSGERTAVSGSMEVLRPCWAVATSGVPVREQLFNASICRHSPFNLFQHGEYYRSYGRSTNGGALEVATPILIPRSDGHMHRKKSHGYITFLTSRGEVTAYSPGLDGHGAVWQWQIVTDATWSNLPSLSGMMEGGMIVPTLKPISLRVHDNQQMILAGGEKTAIIISPAGNILASVDLPTTPTHALITEDFSNDGLTDLILMTTTGVYGFVQKRHPGALFFSTLVGCLLVVMGVIFISQHLNSIKGKPRTSS, from the exons ATGGCGGGCGATTCAAATGAGCAAAAATATCGAATGGACGATATTTTCAGATTAAGAACAAACAAGAATGGccgagaaaaaaaagaaaatgcagGCTTAAAGCAAACAGAAAAAATTCACTTGGACCGGAAATTGTTGTCGAGGTGTATGATTTGGGCCATTTGTTTTGATGGTCTCCGAAGATTCAGTCAATGCTTTTGTTTTCCTAAGCTCTATTCAGTTGATCGCCTCAAAATCGTTTTTTCAGTTCAACTCTACTGTGATGTCCCCGTTCCGCCATTGATCCTTAAACTCCAAGCTATCATGAGGAAAAGAGATTTATGTATTCTTATGCTTTCCGCTTTCGCCATATTCTTCTCTCTTCAG CACGAGGGAGATTTCTCGTTTAAGGAAGCATGGTTTCATTTGTCCGATGAATATCCAATCAAATACGAAGCTGAACGTCTCCCTCCACCTCTCGTCGCCGATCTAAATGGCGACGGAAAGATAGAAATCCTCGTTGCCACTCACGATGCTAAAATTCAG CTATTGGAACCACACGCACGACGGGTCGATGAAGGATTCAGTGCGGCGCGTTTACTGGCAGAGGTGTCTCTGTTGCCTGATAAGGTCAGGGTTGCTTCTGGTAGACGTCCGGTGGCAATGGCCACCGGTGTTATCGATCGAACTTTTAAAAGGTCGGGACCTCAGAAGCGGGTTCTTGTTGTTGTTACTTCGGGTTGGTCTGTTATGTGTTTCGACCATAACCTCAAAAAGTTATGGGAGAACAATTTGCAG GATGATTTTCCGCATAACGCTCACCATAGAGAGATAGCGGTTTCTATAAGCAATTACACCTTGAGGCATGGTGATTCTGGTTTAGTTATTGTTGGTGGGAGGATGGAAATGCAGCCCCAT ATATACCTagatccttttgaacaaatcggGATGGCTGAACGAAATGCTGAGCAGCATAGAAGGAGTGCAAATGAGAAGGAG GCTTCTGAAAACTCTGGAACTGTGAATTTACGTCATTTTGCTTTTTATGCATTTGATGGACGAAAAGGTGTAGTTCGATGGTCTAGAAAGAATGAG AATGTTGAAGAACATTCTTCAGATCCTTCACAGTTAATTCCACAACATAACTACAAGCTTGATGTTCAAGCTCTCAACAGTCGTCATCCTGGTGAG TTCGAGTGCAGGCAATTCAGAGAATCAATCCTTGGAGTTACTCCACATCATTGG GATAGGAGAGAAGATACATTGTTAAAGTTGTCACATTTCAAGCAGCATAAAAGGAAATCATTGAAAAGAGTTCCCGGAAAGGCAAGAACCTATCCTTTTCACAAGCCGGATGAACACCATCTTCCAGGGAAGGATGAAACCAAAAAAATTTCTAAATTGATTGGAAAAGCTGCAAAATATGCTGGTTCATCAAAATCAAAGAAG CATTTGCCTTATATTCCAACCATAACAAATAACACTCGACTCTGGTGGGTTCCTAATGTTGTTGTAGCCCATCAAAAGGAAGGGATAGAAGCTGTTCATTTGGCAACTGGTCGAACTATATGCAAG CTTCATCTTCAAGAAGGCGGTCTCCATGCTGATATTAATGGAGATGGAGTCCTGGATCATGTTCAG GCTGTTGGAGCCAATAGTGGTGAGCGAACTGCTGTTAGCGGATCAATGGAGGTGCTGCGACCTTGTTGGGCTGTGGCGACCTCCGGAGTGCCTGTTAGAGAACAACTGTTTAATGCTTCAATATGTCGTCATTCCCCTTTCAATTTATTTCAACATGGAGAGTACTATAGAAGTTATGGTCGAAGCACAAATGGTGGTGCTTTAGAAGTGGCAACACCCATTCTGATCCCTAGAAGTGATGGGCATATGCATCGCAAGAAGAGTCATGGCTACATTACTTTCTTGACTAGTCGAGGAGAG GTAACCGCATACTCTCCCGGCTTGGACGGGCATGGTGCCGTTTGGCAATGGCAGATCGTAACGGATGCTACATGGTCGAACCTTCCTTCACTTTCTGGTATGATGGAAGGCGGTATGATCGTTCCAACACTGAAGCCGATCTCATTGCGAGTGCATGACAATCAACAAATGATCCTTGCGGGAGGAGAAAAAACAGCCATAATTATTTCTCCTGCAGGAAATATTTTAGCATCAGTAGATCTTCCTACTACACCTACTCATGCCCTGATCACAGAGGACTTTTCGAACGACGGGCTAACCGACCTCATTCTCATGACAACTACCGGAGTATATGGTTTTGTCCAGAAGAGACACCCGGGTGCCCTATTCTTCAGCACTCTGGTTGGTTGCCTTTTAGTTGTGATGGGAGTAATCTTCATCAGTCAGCActtgaattcaatcaaaggtaaaccTCGTACTTCCTCTTAA